Proteins encoded within one genomic window of Tidjanibacter massiliensis:
- the sppA gene encoding signal peptide peptidase SppA, translating into MKNFFKTFGAALLAFFVGTVLMWFVLFSIIGGIAASFGQRQVYVPSDAVLVVDFRSGIVDSPDNRFGAFDVNRRRLETSNTMLEVTDAVRLAASDPNIKGIYINIAGSGAVNYGNMEELRSELLRFKESGKFVVAYNEVYSQPAYWLSSAADRVFIHPEGFMDWRGVAANVMFYKGLLDKLGVDVEIIRHGTFKSAVEPYITDRMSPANRLQMTTLVNSLWDVMLADISESRGIPADKLRQYAEEMAVREPDDALRFGFVDGVLYRDEMADMLSALCRGEELSAASVSEHTDFNAVSLGDYIAARAVHARKVSKNKVALIYADGQIVDGESYPGAVGGATLADQIAQAREDNGVKAVVLRVNSPGGSALASDVVWREMELCREVKPVVVSMGGVAASGGYYISAPADVILADRTTQTGSIGVFGMKLNLEKTLRDKVGITVDVAKTNAYADMGSIARPLMPAERAFLQGQVEKTYGTFVEHVAAGRNMTFEQVDEIGQGRVWLGTEAKKNGLVDGFGGLSDAVALAADRAGIAADFRVYEILSEPDSFAAFLSMFSARMQRFSAACVHGELGEAFVHYDMLSRTLREDGVMALMPYTISFE; encoded by the coding sequence ATGAAGAATTTTTTCAAGACTTTCGGAGCCGCTTTGCTGGCGTTTTTCGTGGGAACGGTGCTGATGTGGTTCGTGCTGTTTTCGATTATAGGAGGGATTGCCGCCTCCTTCGGACAGCGGCAAGTGTATGTTCCTTCGGATGCCGTCCTCGTGGTGGATTTTCGTTCCGGGATAGTCGATTCTCCGGATAACCGGTTCGGGGCTTTCGACGTGAACAGGAGAAGGTTGGAGACTTCCAATACGATGCTCGAGGTGACCGATGCTGTCCGGCTTGCCGCTTCGGACCCCAATATCAAGGGGATATATATCAATATAGCGGGTTCGGGTGCGGTCAATTACGGCAATATGGAGGAGCTGCGTAGCGAGTTGCTGCGTTTCAAGGAGTCGGGCAAGTTCGTTGTAGCTTACAACGAAGTTTATTCGCAGCCGGCCTACTGGCTCTCTTCCGCCGCCGACAGGGTGTTCATTCATCCGGAAGGGTTCATGGACTGGCGGGGAGTTGCAGCCAATGTAATGTTTTATAAAGGGTTGCTCGATAAACTCGGAGTAGACGTTGAAATTATCCGGCACGGTACGTTCAAGTCGGCGGTGGAGCCCTATATCACCGACCGGATGAGTCCGGCCAACCGTTTGCAGATGACCACCCTCGTCAATTCCCTGTGGGATGTCATGCTGGCGGATATTTCCGAATCCCGCGGCATACCGGCCGATAAGCTCCGGCAATATGCGGAGGAGATGGCGGTGCGTGAACCGGATGATGCCTTGCGGTTCGGTTTCGTGGACGGTGTTCTCTATCGGGACGAGATGGCGGACATGCTCTCCGCCCTCTGCCGCGGAGAGGAACTTTCGGCCGCTTCCGTGTCGGAACATACCGATTTCAATGCCGTCTCCCTCGGCGATTACATAGCGGCACGGGCCGTACATGCCCGTAAAGTCTCCAAAAACAAAGTGGCCCTGATATATGCCGACGGACAAATCGTGGACGGCGAGAGTTATCCCGGTGCGGTGGGAGGTGCCACGTTGGCCGACCAGATAGCCCAGGCCCGTGAGGACAACGGTGTAAAGGCGGTCGTACTTCGGGTCAATTCCCCGGGCGGAAGCGCTCTCGCTTCGGATGTGGTGTGGCGCGAAATGGAACTTTGCCGCGAGGTGAAGCCCGTTGTGGTCTCCATGGGCGGTGTGGCGGCTTCGGGAGGTTATTACATCTCCGCTCCGGCCGATGTGATACTCGCCGACCGCACCACGCAGACAGGTTCCATCGGTGTGTTCGGAATGAAACTCAATCTGGAAAAGACGCTGCGCGACAAGGTGGGCATTACGGTGGATGTGGCCAAGACCAACGCTTATGCCGATATGGGCAGCATCGCGCGGCCGTTGATGCCGGCCGAACGTGCATTCCTACAGGGGCAGGTCGAGAAGACCTACGGTACTTTTGTCGAGCATGTGGCCGCAGGCCGGAACATGACCTTCGAGCAGGTCGATGAGATAGGTCAGGGCAGGGTATGGCTCGGAACGGAAGCTAAAAAGAACGGCCTCGTGGACGGTTTCGGCGGCCTTTCGGATGCGGTGGCGCTGGCTGCTGACCGGGCCGGTATCGCCGCCGATTTCCGGGTGTACGAGATACTTTCCGAACCCGATTCGTTTGCCGCATTCCTTTCGATGTTCTCTGCACGGATGCAGCGCTTCTCCGCGGCCTGCGTGCACGGTGAACTCGGCGAGGCGTTCGTGCATTACGATATGCTCAGCCGTACGCTTCGGGAGGACGGAGTGATGGCGCTGATGCCCTATACGATATCCTTCGAATAG
- a CDS encoding Mrp/NBP35 family ATP-binding protein → MTEYENRIKSVLGGIVHPETGEDIVSSGIVEHITANGQDAVITLAFRKRRDPFANSIKRQVTAAVTEAFPELAGKIAVTEKEEAPAPPVKEKVSSTAGIRHILAIASGKGGVGKSTVTANLAVTLRDMGYSVGILDADIYGPSMPKMFGVEGYTPQAILRDEQEYILPAETGGIKIASIGFFISPDDALIWRGPMATTALKQLLHQTLWEGLDYLLIDLPPGTGDVHLSVVGEVKVNGAIVVSTPQQVAVADVRRGVNMFRAEGIDVPVLGIIENMAWFTPAELPNNRYYLFGKGGARNMARTEGIDFLGDIPIVQSVMEGGENGTPAVSIHPEVKKYYREIADKIVEKLEKTDR, encoded by the coding sequence ATGACTGAATACGAAAACAGGATAAAATCGGTACTCGGCGGCATCGTGCATCCGGAAACGGGAGAAGATATCGTTTCATCGGGTATCGTCGAGCATATCACGGCCAACGGACAGGATGCAGTCATCACCCTCGCCTTCCGCAAACGGCGCGACCCGTTCGCCAACTCCATCAAACGGCAGGTAACAGCGGCAGTGACCGAAGCATTCCCCGAATTGGCCGGCAAGATAGCCGTTACGGAAAAGGAAGAGGCTCCGGCACCGCCCGTAAAAGAGAAAGTATCCTCCACGGCTGGCATACGACATATCCTCGCAATCGCCTCCGGCAAGGGAGGAGTCGGCAAATCGACCGTCACGGCCAACCTGGCCGTAACGCTACGCGACATGGGTTACAGCGTCGGAATACTCGATGCGGATATCTACGGACCCTCCATGCCGAAGATGTTCGGCGTTGAAGGATATACGCCGCAGGCAATTCTCCGCGACGAACAGGAGTACATCCTGCCGGCCGAAACCGGAGGCATCAAAATCGCCTCGATAGGTTTTTTCATCTCGCCCGACGACGCTCTTATCTGGCGCGGCCCCATGGCGACGACCGCCCTGAAGCAACTGCTCCATCAGACGCTTTGGGAAGGACTGGACTATCTGCTCATCGACCTCCCTCCCGGAACGGGGGATGTCCACCTTTCGGTAGTCGGAGAGGTAAAGGTAAACGGAGCCATCGTGGTTTCCACACCCCAGCAGGTGGCCGTGGCCGACGTGCGGCGCGGCGTGAACATGTTCCGCGCAGAGGGCATCGACGTACCCGTACTCGGTATCATCGAAAACATGGCCTGGTTCACTCCGGCGGAACTCCCGAACAACCGGTACTACCTGTTCGGAAAGGGGGGAGCACGGAACATGGCCCGTACCGAAGGCATCGATTTTCTCGGAGATATTCCTATCGTCCAATCGGTTATGGAAGGTGGTGAGAACGGAACGCCGGCAGTATCCATCCATCCGGAAGTAAAAAAATACTATCGGGAGATAGCGGACAAGATTGTCGAAAAGCTGGAAAAAACCGACCGCTGA
- the nadA gene encoding quinolinate synthase NadA: MADNTTLADKIAALKREKNAVILAHYYTRPEVQQVADFIGDSLALSQAAAATDADIILFAGVYFMAETAKVLSPGKKVLIPDPAAGCSLADSCSAADFRRFRERYPDHKVVAYVNTSVEVKALTDICCTSSNAVKIIRALEGQKILFAPDRNLGDYLKRVTGRDDIVLWDGACHVHEKFSLEKILELKREHPDAKVLAHPECKKPVLLAADFVGSTAAIIDYVGSDGGKKYIIVTESGILFELQEKYPEIDFIPAPPTDSTCGCNDCEYMKLVTLPKIYDALVNESPEVVIDEEVRRRAEGSIRNMLGMSK; the protein is encoded by the coding sequence ATGGCTGACAACACGACTCTGGCGGATAAGATAGCGGCGTTGAAAAGAGAGAAGAACGCCGTGATTCTCGCTCATTACTATACGCGGCCCGAAGTGCAGCAGGTGGCGGATTTCATCGGGGATTCCCTCGCACTTTCCCAGGCCGCAGCGGCGACCGATGCGGACATTATCCTTTTTGCGGGCGTCTATTTCATGGCCGAGACGGCCAAGGTGCTGTCGCCGGGGAAAAAGGTGCTGATACCCGACCCGGCTGCCGGGTGTTCCCTGGCCGATTCTTGCAGCGCTGCGGATTTCCGCAGGTTCCGCGAACGGTATCCCGACCATAAGGTGGTGGCCTATGTCAATACCTCGGTTGAGGTGAAGGCACTGACAGATATCTGTTGTACCTCGTCCAACGCCGTGAAAATCATCCGGGCGCTGGAGGGACAGAAGATACTGTTCGCCCCGGACCGCAATCTTGGGGATTACCTGAAGCGGGTGACCGGCCGCGACGACATCGTGTTGTGGGACGGAGCGTGTCATGTGCATGAGAAATTCTCGCTCGAAAAGATTCTCGAACTGAAAAGGGAACATCCGGACGCCAAGGTGCTTGCCCATCCCGAATGCAAGAAACCGGTGCTGCTGGCTGCCGATTTTGTGGGGAGTACGGCGGCTATCATTGATTACGTAGGTTCCGATGGCGGGAAGAAGTATATCATCGTAACCGAATCGGGTATCTTGTTCGAACTGCAGGAGAAGTATCCGGAAATCGATTTTATTCCGGCTCCTCCGACGGATTCCACCTGCGGATGCAACGACTGCGAATATATGAAACTCGTGACGCTCCCGAAGATATACGATGCGCTTGTGAACGAATCTCCCGAAGTCGTGATTGACGAGGAGGTGAGGCGCCGGGCCGAGGGCTCTATCCGCAACATGCTCGGCATGTCGAAATAG
- a CDS encoding type I phosphoribosyltransferase, which produces MTLETVRNRIRFYRDFPKEGILFIDLLPLLGDSDIFAWVVREIAVRISSPNVAVPEARGFLFASPLLTVPGGVKSLLIFRKSGKLPARADDLVKIPIEKEYGDDSLYFRKSDLKAARTEDGSVEVTVFDDVLATGGTAEGMALELNRLTVETAAGLLPVRVREFVFLAEIADIGARSRLERIAPVESLLRF; this is translated from the coding sequence ATGACACTGGAAACGGTAAGAAACAGGATAAGGTTTTACAGGGATTTTCCGAAGGAGGGCATCCTGTTCATTGATTTGCTGCCGCTGCTGGGCGATTCGGATATATTCGCCTGGGTAGTCCGGGAGATAGCCGTGCGTATCTCCTCTCCGAATGTGGCGGTTCCCGAGGCCCGTGGTTTTCTCTTCGCCTCGCCGCTGCTTACCGTACCCGGCGGGGTAAAAAGTCTTCTGATATTTCGCAAAAGCGGGAAATTGCCGGCCCGGGCCGATGATTTGGTGAAGATACCGATAGAGAAGGAGTATGGCGACGACAGTCTCTATTTCCGTAAATCCGATTTGAAAGCGGCACGGACGGAGGACGGTTCGGTGGAGGTGACCGTTTTTGACGATGTATTGGCTACCGGTGGGACGGCCGAGGGGATGGCTTTGGAGCTGAACAGGCTGACTGTCGAAACGGCTGCCGGCCTGTTGCCGGTACGGGTACGGGAATTTGTCTTTCTTGCAGAGATAGCGGATATCGGAGCCCGTTCCCGGCTTGAACGGATTGCTCCTGTCGAATCGTTGCTGCGTTTCTGA
- a CDS encoding DHH family phosphoesterase, which produces MKDLEQKIEILKGYITDTPKHIAILAHTNPDGDAIGSSLAWAKVLRSLGHDVQCLVPNKYPGFLSWMPGIRDVIIAKEENERAIGAVDNADIIFFLDFNRIDRLENLSRHIIDNRKAVRILIDHHLDPPTDEYTLVFSDPTSCSTSYLVYQITERLTGLDVFDREAAESLYVGIMTDTGNFSFSFLTPGLFRAVAGLIEKGINIPDINSKVYNSYSEGRVRLLGYVLLDKMRMIENGRAAYIALKENEMRRFDFQVGDSEGFVNYPLSIASVQMSAMFIETHKFIRISFRSRGDVDVSLFASKYFNGGGHKNASGGKSYDTIEKTVARFEQAVTEFFHPAKMPE; this is translated from the coding sequence ATGAAAGATTTGGAACAAAAAATCGAAATACTGAAAGGATACATAACCGACACTCCGAAACACATCGCCATTCTGGCGCATACCAATCCGGACGGAGACGCCATCGGTTCTTCGCTCGCTTGGGCCAAAGTGCTCCGTTCGCTCGGCCATGACGTACAGTGCCTCGTTCCAAACAAATATCCCGGATTCCTCTCCTGGATGCCGGGTATCCGGGACGTCATCATCGCCAAAGAGGAGAACGAACGGGCCATCGGTGCGGTGGACAATGCCGACATCATCTTCTTTCTCGACTTCAACCGGATAGACCGGCTCGAAAATCTCAGCCGTCACATCATTGATAACCGGAAAGCAGTCAGGATACTGATAGACCATCACCTCGACCCGCCGACGGACGAATATACATTGGTATTCTCCGACCCCACCTCTTGTTCCACCTCCTACCTGGTCTACCAGATAACGGAAAGGCTGACGGGACTCGACGTATTCGACCGGGAGGCGGCCGAGTCGCTCTACGTCGGGATAATGACCGACACCGGCAATTTCTCCTTCAGTTTCCTCACCCCGGGACTGTTCCGGGCCGTTGCGGGACTCATCGAGAAAGGAATCAACATCCCCGACATCAATTCGAAGGTCTATAACTCCTACAGCGAAGGAAGAGTGCGGCTGCTCGGCTATGTGCTGCTCGACAAGATGCGCATGATAGAGAACGGACGGGCAGCGTACATAGCATTGAAAGAGAATGAAATGAGGCGTTTCGACTTTCAAGTAGGCGACAGCGAGGGATTCGTCAATTATCCACTCTCGATTGCATCCGTACAGATGTCCGCGATGTTCATAGAAACCCACAAGTTCATCCGTATTTCCTTCCGTTCGCGGGGAGATGTGGACGTCAGCCTGTTCGCTTCCAAATATTTCAACGGAGGGGGACACAAGAACGCCTCGGGAGGCAAATCCTACGATACCATTGAAAAGACCGTAGCGAGATTCGAACAGGCCGTAACAGAGTTCTTCCATCCGGCAAAGATGCCGGAATAA
- a CDS encoding type I phosphomannose isomerase catalytic subunit — translation MLYPLKFKPILKSQIWGGDRLVKAGKRLPAKLSAAAGSIGESWEISGVEGDVSVVSNGFLKSNNLEEITEVYMGDLVGEKVYDTYGLEFPVLVKFIDAHDVLSVQVHPDDGLARERHGSRGKTEMWYVADCEPGAYLYVGFNRPVTRDEYLRAVSEGTLTDLLMRYEVRKGDAYYIPAGTVHAIGPGLLIAEIQETSDITYRISDWGRLGRDGKPRQLHTAEATDAIDFNYGKEYFRPAVAAPGSVKEIVSTPFFTTNVIEVDGEVRRDYASLDSFVAYICTDGALRADTDGGSEKLAALESLLLPAEIDEAVLSGKGTLLEVYMV, via the coding sequence ATGCTCTATCCGTTAAAGTTCAAACCTATCCTGAAGTCCCAGATATGGGGGGGCGACAGGCTTGTGAAGGCAGGAAAGAGACTGCCCGCAAAATTGTCCGCTGCTGCCGGAAGTATCGGCGAAAGTTGGGAGATATCCGGTGTGGAAGGAGATGTTTCGGTAGTGTCCAACGGTTTTCTCAAGTCGAACAATCTGGAGGAGATAACCGAAGTCTATATGGGCGACCTGGTCGGAGAGAAGGTGTACGATACCTACGGACTGGAGTTTCCGGTATTGGTGAAGTTCATCGACGCGCACGATGTGTTGTCGGTGCAGGTGCATCCGGATGACGGACTCGCACGGGAGAGACACGGTAGTCGCGGCAAGACCGAGATGTGGTATGTGGCGGACTGCGAACCGGGAGCTTACCTGTATGTGGGTTTCAATCGTCCGGTAACGCGCGACGAGTATTTGCGGGCGGTTTCTGAGGGTACTCTGACCGACCTGCTGATGCGTTACGAGGTTCGGAAGGGAGATGCGTATTATATTCCGGCAGGTACGGTCCATGCAATAGGACCCGGACTGCTCATCGCCGAAATACAGGAGACTTCGGATATTACCTACCGTATATCGGATTGGGGTAGGCTCGGCAGGGACGGGAAGCCGCGGCAGCTCCATACGGCGGAGGCTACCGATGCGATAGATTTCAATTACGGAAAGGAGTATTTCAGGCCGGCCGTCGCAGCGCCCGGTAGTGTGAAAGAGATAGTTTCCACTCCTTTTTTCACGACCAACGTGATAGAGGTGGACGGAGAGGTGAGGCGCGACTACGCCTCGCTGGACAGTTTCGTGGCGTATATATGTACCGACGGGGCGCTTCGGGCGGATACCGATGGGGGCAGCGAAAAGCTTGCGGCTCTCGAGAGCCTTTTGCTTCCGGCCGAAATAGACGAAGCGGTCCTGTCCGGAAAGGGGACGCTTCTCGAAGTGTATATGGTATGA
- the nth gene encoding endonuclease III, translated as MTTEERYRGIIGWFSENMPVAETELHYGSAYELLVATILSAQCTDKRVNMTTPALFERFPTPQVMAEASAEEIFPYIKSISYPNNKAKNLAAMARKLVDDFGGVVPDSVEELQKLPGVGRKTANVVGSVVFHREVMAVDTHVFRVSRRLGLTRNAKTPLQAEQQLTAHIPSSLLPKAHHWLILHGRYVCTARRPQCDTCGVRKWCRNPVVPAEKG; from the coding sequence ATGACTACGGAAGAGAGATACAGGGGCATCATCGGATGGTTTTCCGAAAATATGCCCGTCGCGGAGACCGAGCTGCATTACGGTTCCGCATATGAACTTCTGGTTGCTACCATCCTGTCGGCACAGTGTACCGACAAGCGGGTGAACATGACTACTCCGGCCCTGTTCGAACGTTTTCCTACTCCGCAGGTGATGGCCGAAGCCTCTGCGGAGGAGATATTTCCGTATATCAAGAGCATATCCTACCCGAACAACAAGGCGAAGAACCTTGCGGCGATGGCTCGGAAACTCGTGGACGATTTCGGAGGAGTGGTTCCGGACAGTGTGGAGGAGCTCCAGAAACTTCCCGGCGTGGGACGGAAGACAGCCAACGTGGTCGGTTCGGTGGTGTTTCACCGGGAGGTGATGGCAGTGGATACGCATGTTTTCCGCGTATCGCGCAGACTCGGACTGACCCGGAATGCCAAGACGCCCTTGCAGGCCGAACAGCAGCTTACGGCGCATATCCCTTCGTCGCTGTTGCCGAAAGCACACCATTGGCTGATACTCCACGGCCGTTATGTCTGTACGGCCCGCCGTCCGCAGTGCGATACCTGCGGCGTGCGCAAATGGTGCCGGAATCCGGTCGTTCCGGCGGAGAAGGGGTGA
- the tyrS gene encoding tyrosine--tRNA ligase: protein MNFAEELKWRGMVHDMIPGTEEYLKQGMATAYLGFDPTADSLHIGHLVGVMILRHFQRCGHRPIVLIGGATGMIGDPSGKSLERNLLDEETLRHNQEAIRRQLSRLIDFDSSAPNAAVLVNNYDWMKGMGFLEFIRDIGKHITVNYMMAKDSVKKRFNGEGDGMSFTEFTYQLVQGYDFMQLYRNYDCRLQLGGSDQWGNITTGVELIRRIEDGQVYGMTCPLIKKADGTKFGKTESGNVWLDARYTSPYKFYQFWLNVSDEDAKSYIRIFTFLDRETIEALVAEHEAAPHERRLQKTLARELTCMIHSREEYDKAVEASAILFGGATAEALHRLDEQTLLQVFDGVPQYRVSRSALETGISFPELCVERCPVFPSKSELRKLIQGGGVSMNKEKVESPERIVDTGDLIAGRYLVLQKGKKNYFLIIAE, encoded by the coding sequence ATGAATTTCGCAGAAGAACTGAAATGGCGCGGCATGGTGCACGACATGATTCCGGGCACCGAAGAGTATCTCAAACAGGGAATGGCCACGGCCTATCTCGGCTTCGACCCTACGGCCGATTCGCTGCATATAGGCCATCTGGTGGGCGTGATGATACTGCGGCATTTCCAGCGCTGCGGCCACCGGCCCATCGTCCTCATAGGGGGAGCAACGGGCATGATAGGTGACCCTTCGGGCAAATCGCTCGAACGCAATCTGCTCGACGAGGAGACGCTCCGTCACAACCAGGAGGCCATCAGACGGCAGCTCTCCAGGCTGATAGATTTCGATTCGTCCGCCCCGAATGCCGCCGTTCTGGTCAATAATTACGACTGGATGAAGGGGATGGGGTTCCTCGAATTTATCCGTGATATAGGCAAGCACATTACCGTCAACTACATGATGGCGAAGGATTCCGTGAAAAAGCGCTTCAACGGCGAGGGCGACGGCATGTCCTTTACGGAGTTCACCTACCAGCTCGTGCAGGGTTACGACTTCATGCAGCTTTACCGTAATTACGACTGTCGGCTGCAGTTGGGCGGTTCCGACCAATGGGGCAATATCACCACCGGTGTGGAGCTCATCCGCCGCATCGAGGACGGACAGGTGTACGGCATGACCTGTCCTCTTATCAAAAAGGCGGACGGTACGAAGTTCGGAAAGACCGAGAGCGGCAACGTATGGCTCGATGCCCGCTATACCTCTCCTTACAAGTTCTATCAGTTCTGGCTGAACGTGAGCGACGAGGATGCCAAAAGTTATATCAGGATATTTACGTTTCTTGACCGGGAGACCATCGAAGCCCTTGTTGCCGAACACGAGGCGGCACCGCATGAACGCAGGCTGCAGAAAACGCTCGCACGGGAGCTGACTTGCATGATTCACTCCCGGGAGGAGTACGACAAGGCCGTGGAGGCTTCTGCCATCCTGTTCGGGGGAGCTACTGCGGAGGCTTTGCACCGTCTCGATGAGCAAACGCTTCTGCAGGTTTTCGACGGCGTTCCGCAGTACAGGGTGAGCCGGTCGGCATTGGAGACGGGTATTTCGTTTCCGGAACTTTGCGTGGAGCGATGCCCCGTTTTTCCATCCAAAAGCGAACTTCGCAAGCTGATACAGGGGGGCGGAGTATCCATGAACAAGGAGAAGGTGGAGTCGCCGGAACGTATCGTCGATACCGGCGACCTCATAGCAGGTCGGTATCTCGTACTCCAGAAGGGGAAGAAAAACTATTTCCTGATAATCGCCGAATAG
- a CDS encoding M20/M25/M40 family metallo-hydrolase produces MGRRFIFTALLLSLCTAVSAQEQVSETRSNLERHVRTLASDRMLGRQAGTDQGMLASSYIVFQFEEMGLRPGADDGEGKSFMQRFERYSGRYANVVGFIPGSDPELRDEYIVLGAHYDHLGYRLRGRDTVIYHGADDNASGTAVLIEAARKLMEREGELKRTVIIAAFDAEEIGLYGSEAMAANMDIDKVKFMASIDMVGWLREAGYLEIEHAGSLAGWQELFASIPCPAGLQVKPLSDGGSLFTGSDHDSFTAESVPAVLLTTGTKSPYHKPEDTADKIDYEGLELITEYVAAMATELSECDRIVPSDKLLRKREGPRTVEFAVSGSVGSSYMYYGNGAAVNGAPRFSWNAGAFLQFNINDVFAIRPEVIYNHRTFRYPQQNPSGELIVTDSFRKMVSPTLTVPVNLLLKTAVDSDYYMYVGVGGYYSYVFDTRLDGEPIPYNRHEGGISMTVGWNIRHVGAAFTGYYPLSRMSSEIFGKRGFSAFFTMYYKF; encoded by the coding sequence ATGGGAAGAAGGTTCATTTTTACGGCGCTGCTGCTGTCGCTCTGCACAGCCGTTTCGGCGCAGGAACAGGTATCGGAGACCCGTTCCAATCTTGAGAGACACGTGCGTACGCTCGCTTCCGACCGGATGCTCGGCCGCCAGGCGGGTACCGACCAGGGGATGCTTGCGTCGTCCTATATCGTTTTTCAGTTTGAAGAGATGGGACTTCGTCCAGGTGCCGACGACGGCGAAGGGAAATCGTTCATGCAGCGTTTCGAGCGCTATTCGGGCAGGTATGCCAATGTAGTGGGATTCATTCCCGGCAGCGACCCCGAACTGCGCGATGAATATATCGTTCTGGGGGCGCATTACGACCATTTGGGATACCGTTTACGCGGCAGGGATACCGTGATATACCACGGTGCCGACGACAATGCTTCCGGTACGGCCGTATTGATAGAGGCGGCGCGTAAACTGATGGAGCGCGAGGGCGAGCTGAAACGCACGGTCATCATCGCTGCTTTCGATGCGGAAGAGATAGGGCTTTACGGTTCCGAAGCGATGGCCGCCAATATGGACATCGACAAGGTGAAGTTCATGGCCAGCATCGATATGGTGGGTTGGCTCCGGGAGGCGGGCTATCTCGAAATCGAACATGCCGGTTCGCTGGCCGGCTGGCAGGAGCTATTCGCATCCATTCCCTGCCCTGCCGGACTCCAGGTCAAACCGCTGAGCGACGGGGGGAGCCTGTTTACGGGTTCCGACCACGATTCGTTTACGGCTGAGAGCGTACCGGCGGTGTTGCTCACGACCGGTACGAAATCGCCCTACCATAAACCGGAAGATACGGCCGACAAGATAGATTACGAAGGATTGGAACTGATAACGGAGTATGTGGCGGCCATGGCGACGGAGCTGTCCGAATGCGACCGCATCGTACCGTCGGACAAATTGCTTAGGAAGCGGGAAGGTCCGCGGACGGTGGAGTTCGCCGTCAGCGGTTCGGTAGGTTCTTCGTACATGTATTACGGTAACGGGGCCGCCGTGAACGGTGCTCCGCGTTTTTCGTGGAATGCGGGAGCTTTCCTGCAGTTCAATATCAACGACGTCTTCGCCATCCGTCCGGAGGTGATTTATAACCACCGTACTTTCCGTTATCCGCAGCAGAACCCGTCGGGAGAGCTGATAGTGACCGATTCGTTCCGCAAGATGGTTTCGCCGACGCTGACCGTACCCGTCAATCTGTTGCTGAAGACGGCCGTGGACAGCGATTATTATATGTACGTGGGTGTGGGCGGTTATTACTCCTATGTGTTCGATACCCGGCTGGATGGCGAACCGATACCCTACAACCGGCACGAGGGAGGTATCTCGATGACCGTGGGATGGAATATCCGTCATGTGGGGGCGGCCTTCACGGGATATTATCCCCTTTCGCGGATGTCGTCCGAAATATTCGGTAAACGCGGTTTTTCGGCCTTTTTTACGATGTATTACAAGTTCTGA